In a single window of the Gammaproteobacteria bacterium genome:
- the rlmKL gene encoding bifunctional 23S rRNA (guanine(2069)-N(7))-methyltransferase RlmK/23S rRNA (guanine(2445)-N(2))-methyltransferase RlmL produces MQKFFAACPKGLEYLLVTELEQLGATEVRESLAGVRFSADIEQAYRICLWSRLASRILLSLHTDEVNSAQDIYDVVYRVNWHVFFSNRKSIAVEFNGTNTFINNTQFGALKVKDAIVDKFRDNGFDRPNVDKKGAQIRIECRMVNNKLTLAINFSGRSLQQRGYRTNAGEAPMRENLAAAVLLRSGWDVSKPLLDPFCGSGTLVIEAALMAANIAPSLTRTSFAFEELMSFKPDAWAEIKEQAQQAADEAKDHKQLCIRGSDFNSSVLNIARDNARRAGVGHLVSFEVGDATEISPPFGSQKGHIVTNPPYGERLGELISLIFVYHRFAKAVKAKFTGWQLSVFSSSIELLTAIRLAPDHKYKLYNGQLEALLCNYMIGDGELRSVSRQSEPFANRIKKNDKLLAKWAKSEGIDAYRVYDADLPDYNLAIDRYQEQWIIQEYAAPKYMDPSKTMRRLIEAFIVLDYVFDIDPKNIKYKVREVQKGENQYEKLNESANKFVINEYNAKFLVNTTDYLDNGLFLDHRLTRKKIQTLAKDTDFLNLFCYTASASVHAALGDAISTTSVDMSKTYLNWGKENFRLNGLTGPEHQFIQMDVLTWLAYCQSSYDLIFIDPPTFSNSKRMAQTLDINRDYIQLLKNLKRILRPDGLIIFSNNSRQFKMDIEQLERCGFSVKDISAETIPRDFKGNQKIHNCWEVTHK; encoded by the coding sequence ATGCAAAAATTTTTTGCCGCTTGCCCTAAAGGGCTTGAATACCTCCTTGTTACCGAATTAGAGCAACTTGGCGCTACCGAGGTCCGCGAGTCACTTGCTGGTGTCCGTTTTAGTGCTGATATTGAACAAGCCTATCGGATTTGTCTGTGGTCACGTTTAGCCAGTCGTATTTTATTGTCGTTACACACCGACGAAGTCAATTCTGCGCAAGATATTTATGACGTAGTATATCGAGTTAACTGGCATGTATTTTTCAGTAATCGTAAATCGATTGCGGTTGAATTTAACGGCACCAATACCTTCATTAATAACACCCAATTTGGTGCTTTAAAAGTTAAAGATGCGATTGTTGATAAGTTTCGTGATAATGGCTTTGATCGTCCTAACGTTGACAAAAAAGGCGCGCAAATCCGCATTGAATGTCGAATGGTTAATAACAAATTAACCTTGGCGATAAACTTTTCAGGACGTTCGTTACAGCAACGTGGTTACCGAACGAACGCCGGTGAAGCGCCAATGCGTGAAAACTTAGCGGCCGCGGTATTATTGCGTAGTGGTTGGGATGTTTCGAAACCTTTGCTCGACCCTTTCTGTGGTAGTGGTACGTTAGTGATCGAAGCGGCGTTAATGGCCGCAAATATTGCACCATCATTAACCCGCACTAGCTTTGCCTTTGAAGAGCTAATGTCATTTAAACCAGATGCTTGGGCTGAGATCAAAGAGCAGGCCCAGCAAGCTGCTGATGAAGCTAAAGATCACAAGCAACTGTGTATTCGTGGTTCTGATTTTAATTCTAGTGTGCTGAACATTGCCCGCGATAATGCCCGTCGTGCTGGTGTTGGTCATTTGGTTTCTTTTGAAGTGGGTGACGCTACTGAGATTAGCCCACCATTTGGCAGCCAGAAAGGCCATATCGTTACTAACCCGCCATACGGTGAGCGTTTAGGCGAGCTTATTTCGCTTATATTTGTTTACCATCGTTTTGCTAAAGCCGTTAAGGCTAAGTTTACTGGCTGGCAGTTAAGTGTGTTTAGCTCATCAATTGAGTTATTAACCGCGATTCGTTTGGCACCTGATCATAAATACAAGCTATATAATGGTCAATTAGAGGCTTTGCTGTGTAATTACATGATTGGTGATGGTGAGTTACGCTCAGTATCTCGCCAATCAGAACCCTTTGCGAACAGAATTAAGAAAAATGATAAGTTGTTAGCCAAATGGGCTAAAAGTGAAGGCATTGACGCTTACCGTGTTTATGACGCTGATTTACCTGATTATAACTTAGCGATTGACCGTTATCAGGAGCAGTGGATCATTCAAGAATACGCCGCACCTAAATACATGGATCCAAGCAAAACCATGCGTCGTTTGATTGAAGCATTTATTGTTCTCGATTACGTGTTTGACATTGATCCTAAGAATATTAAATACAAGGTACGTGAAGTTCAAAAAGGCGAAAATCAATACGAAAAGCTTAATGAGTCGGCCAACAAGTTCGTAATAAACGAATATAACGCTAAGTTTTTGGTCAATACCACTGATTACTTAGATAATGGCTTGTTCTTGGATCATCGCTTGACCCGTAAGAAAATTCAAACACTGGCCAAAGATACCGACTTCCTTAATTTGTTTTGTTATACCGCGTCGGCGTCAGTGCATGCCGCGCTAGGTGATGCTATTTCAACCACCAGTGTTGATATGTCTAAAACTTACCTTAATTGGGGTAAAGAAAACTTTAGACTAAATGGCTTAACTGGACCAGAGCATCAGTTTATCCAAATGGATGTACTGACTTGGCTAGCTTATTGTCAATCGAGTTATGACTTGATCTTTATTGATCCTCCCACGTTCTCGAACTCGAAACGCATGGCGCAAACACTAGATATTAATCGTGATTACATTCAGTTGCTGAAAAACCTTAAGCGAATTTTACGTCCTGACGGCTTAATTATTTTCTCAAATAATTCACGCCAGTTTAAAATGGATATCGAGCAACTCGAACGATGTGGATTTTCGGTCAAAGATATCAGCGCCGAGACGATTCCTCGTGACTTTAAAGGTAATCAAAAAATTCATAACTGCTGGGAAGTCACGCACAAATGA
- a CDS encoding RND family transporter yields MDNFVKKIELFIFRQRPLILLFFIVVTAFLAFQATQLKMDAAFTKNIPLNHQYMKTYTKHAKDFGGANSIMVAIRAKQGDIFTPQFFESLKGVHDQLFFIPGVDRTTVKSLFSPTTRFTEVVEDGFAGGPVIPADFVADPLGLNNVRSNVEKAGIVGRLVANDYSTAMVSARLLDINPDTGQALDTLKFAAKLESEIRDKFVNQDIDIHIIGFAKMAGDVADGAKGVVQFFLVAIAFTAIMVYLFCRSITLTVLPVVCSLMAVIWQMGLLTVLGFGLDPMSILVPFLVFAVGVSHSVQMINGVNKKLLLGMASKEAAAATFRALLIPGGVALLSDTIGFITLLSIDIGIIRELAISASIGVGIIILTNLVLLPIIISYCKLKAPAKRESGRIDKFWVSLSQFATRKVAVVTLVFTSVLFGFGYIQSQQLKIGDLNAGAAALHSWSRYNQDTALITEKFSITTDVMSIIVEGAADSCTDYDSLAIIEQFQWRLANVEGVQSTASLASVVKLVTGGFNEGNPKWRVLSRTQATLVQSISQIPTTSGLLNTSCNVMPVYLFLVDHKAETIERVIAAVKQASSVLNTDQLQFKLASGPVGVMAATNEAVESAQTPMMFYVYGAVFILCLISFRSLRATLAVIVPLFVVSTLAQALMTYLNIGLTVSTLPVIALGVGIGVDYGIYILATMAIMLNQGKTVSEAYLVALQERGSAVIFTGATLAIGVSTWFFSALKFQMDMGILLTFMFLVNMLGAIIVLPALANLLWFKQGKAAE; encoded by the coding sequence ATGGATAATTTTGTAAAAAAAATCGAACTATTTATCTTTCGTCAGCGGCCATTGATTCTGTTATTTTTTATTGTGGTTACCGCTTTCTTGGCGTTTCAAGCAACCCAGTTAAAAATGGATGCAGCTTTTACTAAAAACATTCCTTTAAATCACCAGTATATGAAAACTTATACCAAGCACGCCAAAGACTTTGGCGGTGCTAACAGCATTATGGTGGCAATACGGGCGAAGCAGGGCGATATATTCACCCCGCAATTTTTTGAATCGTTAAAAGGGGTGCACGATCAGCTGTTTTTCATTCCTGGTGTTGACCGTACTACGGTAAAGTCGCTATTTTCACCCACAACGCGTTTCACCGAAGTGGTTGAAGATGGTTTTGCCGGTGGTCCGGTGATCCCGGCAGATTTTGTTGCCGATCCGTTGGGTTTAAACAATGTCCGTTCAAATGTTGAAAAAGCCGGGATCGTTGGACGTTTGGTAGCCAATGACTATTCGACCGCCATGGTGAGTGCACGGTTACTCGATATTAATCCTGATACCGGGCAGGCGCTTGATACCCTCAAGTTTGCGGCCAAATTAGAATCTGAAATCCGAGACAAATTTGTCAACCAAGATATCGACATTCATATTATCGGTTTTGCCAAAATGGCTGGAGATGTTGCTGACGGTGCTAAAGGTGTTGTTCAGTTCTTTTTGGTGGCAATAGCCTTCACCGCAATCATGGTGTATCTATTTTGCCGTTCTATCACGTTAACGGTGCTGCCAGTTGTTTGCTCGTTAATGGCCGTTATCTGGCAAATGGGCCTGCTAACCGTCTTAGGTTTTGGGCTTGATCCAATGTCAATTTTGGTGCCTTTCTTAGTGTTTGCGGTTGGGGTTAGCCACAGCGTGCAAATGATTAATGGCGTCAATAAAAAATTGTTGCTCGGTATGGCGTCAAAAGAAGCTGCCGCCGCCACATTTAGAGCCTTGCTAATACCTGGCGGCGTCGCGTTATTATCAGATACCATTGGTTTTATAACGCTGCTCTCGATTGATATTGGTATTATTCGCGAGCTGGCCATTTCAGCCAGTATTGGTGTTGGCATTATCATTTTAACTAACCTTGTATTACTGCCGATTATTATTTCGTATTGTAAGCTTAAGGCACCGGCTAAGCGTGAATCAGGACGCATTGATAAATTTTGGGTTAGCTTATCGCAGTTTGCCACGCGTAAAGTTGCTGTTGTGACGTTAGTATTTACCAGCGTGTTATTTGGTTTTGGTTATATTCAGTCACAACAGTTAAAAATTGGCGATCTGAATGCCGGAGCCGCAGCTCTGCATTCGTGGTCTCGTTATAACCAAGATACGGCTTTAATCACTGAAAAATTCTCTATCACCACTGATGTCATGTCGATAATTGTTGAAGGGGCCGCTGATAGTTGTACCGACTACGACAGTTTAGCCATCATTGAACAGTTCCAGTGGCGCCTAGCTAATGTTGAAGGTGTGCAATCAACGGCAAGTCTGGCCAGTGTGGTTAAACTTGTCACCGGTGGTTTTAACGAAGGCAACCCTAAATGGCGAGTATTGTCGCGGACTCAGGCAACCTTAGTTCAGTCAATATCGCAAATCCCAACCACCTCAGGGCTACTTAATACGAGCTGTAATGTGATGCCCGTATATTTGTTCTTGGTTGACCATAAAGCAGAAACAATTGAACGTGTCATTGCTGCGGTTAAACAAGCAAGTTCGGTGCTTAATACGGACCAACTACAGTTTAAGCTAGCGTCTGGTCCGGTAGGTGTTATGGCCGCGACAAATGAAGCCGTTGAGTCAGCGCAAACCCCGATGATGTTTTATGTCTACGGCGCGGTGTTTATCTTGTGTTTAATAAGCTTTAGGTCGCTGCGTGCAACATTGGCGGTCATCGTGCCACTTTTTGTCGTATCGACACTGGCTCAAGCGTTAATGACCTATTTAAATATTGGCTTAACTGTTTCTACCTTGCCGGTTATTGCACTAGGGGTTGGTATTGGCGTTGATTACGGCATTTATATCCTGGCAACCATGGCTATAATGCTTAATCAAGGAAAAACGGTTAGCGAAGCCTATCTTGTGGCCTTGCAAGAGCGTGGTAGTGCAGTGATCTTTACCGGTGCTACTTTAGCCATTGGGGTTAGTACCTGGTTTTTCTCGGCGTTAAAGTTCCAAATGGATATGGGCATATTACTGACGTTTATGTTCCTCGTGAATATGCTTGGGGCAATAATCGTGTTGCCTGCACTGGCAAATCTGTTGTGGTTTAAGCAAGGTAAAGCCGCTGAATGA
- the pyrD gene encoding quinone-dependent dihydroorotate dehydrogenase: MFFSLSQKLMFQLDPERAHEMAIAAFKHTANTPLQCAYAQTINNKAVTVMGLEFKNPVGLAAGLDKNGECVDAFDAMGFGFVEVGTVTPRAQSGNDKPRIFRLKEQQAIINRMGFNNYGVDYLVDQVSRRKSRGILGINIGKNIDTAVENGKDDYLLCMDKVYDHASYITVNISSPNTPGLRSLQYGEALDDLLASLKERQTKLSQQYNKTVPLLLKIAPDLTEQEVVQISDSLVRYEIDGVIATNTTLSREGVENSTYGNQAGGLSGRPVAEKSTLVVRTLSRELNGRLPIIGVGGIDSAAQAQEKLSAGASLIQVYTGFIYNGPKLIKNIVDSL, from the coding sequence ATGTTTTTTTCTTTGTCACAAAAATTGATGTTTCAATTAGATCCTGAACGCGCACACGAAATGGCCATTGCGGCATTTAAGCATACAGCTAATACGCCATTGCAATGTGCTTACGCCCAAACGATCAATAACAAAGCCGTTACTGTAATGGGCTTAGAGTTTAAAAACCCAGTGGGCTTAGCCGCGGGTTTAGACAAAAATGGTGAATGTGTTGATGCTTTTGATGCGATGGGTTTTGGGTTCGTTGAAGTTGGCACAGTGACGCCTCGTGCCCAATCAGGCAATGACAAACCTAGAATTTTCAGATTAAAAGAACAGCAAGCAATAATTAATCGTATGGGCTTCAACAATTACGGTGTTGACTACTTGGTTGATCAAGTTTCTCGGCGTAAATCACGCGGGATTTTAGGCATTAACATTGGCAAGAACATTGATACAGCCGTCGAAAATGGTAAAGATGATTATTTACTGTGCATGGACAAAGTTTATGATCACGCGTCTTATATCACGGTAAATATCTCTTCGCCAAATACGCCTGGTTTACGCAGCTTGCAATACGGCGAAGCGCTTGACGACTTATTGGCTTCTCTTAAAGAACGCCAAACAAAATTGTCTCAGCAATACAACAAAACCGTGCCATTACTGCTCAAAATTGCCCCAGATTTGACCGAGCAAGAAGTCGTACAAATTAGTGATAGCTTAGTTCGCTATGAAATTGACGGTGTCATTGCGACCAACACGACGTTAAGCCGTGAAGGTGTAGAGAATTCGACTTACGGCAATCAAGCTGGTGGCTTAAGTGGCCGACCGGTTGCAGAAAAATCAACCTTGGTCGTACGTACCTTAAGTCGTGAACTTAACGGTCGTTTACCAATTATTGGGGTAGGGGGTATCGACAGCGCTGCGCAAGCACAAGAGAAATTGTCTGCTGGTGCATCACTAATCCAAGTTTACACCGGCTTTATTTACAATGGACCCAAACTGATTAAAAACATAGTCGATAGCTTGTAA
- a CDS encoding cell division protein ZapC, with amino-acid sequence MLIKPGKDWQWIFCPDKDRLTLDLGADMVFVSAFSARVLVAGARKPQFFSIEQSQSFYHYIEQIEQQLSLPEEMVNHIALNAIAAKDFYKALTPKSWFFNTATSVSSAQAGKIVLLQSQYGGRHYLIVESNTKASTLLLIERCHQLAEGKSLDQFGLIKVMNDRLMPVQQRKAATSSAA; translated from the coding sequence GTGTTAATTAAACCCGGTAAAGATTGGCAATGGATATTTTGCCCTGACAAAGATCGCCTAACCTTGGATTTAGGTGCCGACATGGTTTTCGTTTCTGCTTTCTCTGCACGGGTGCTAGTCGCTGGTGCGCGCAAGCCACAATTTTTTTCTATTGAACAATCACAGAGCTTTTATCATTATATTGAACAGATCGAACAGCAACTATCGTTACCTGAAGAAATGGTCAATCATATTGCGCTCAATGCTATCGCTGCAAAAGATTTTTATAAAGCACTGACACCAAAAAGTTGGTTTTTTAATACCGCCACTAGTGTGTCAAGTGCCCAAGCCGGCAAAATTGTGTTGTTACAATCTCAATATGGCGGACGTCATTATCTGATTGTTGAAAGCAACACTAAAGCATCAACTTTATTGCTCATTGAACGATGCCATCAATTGGCCGAGGGCAAAAGCCTTGATCAGTTTGGTTTAATTAAGGTAATGAATGACCGTTTAATGCCTGTACAGCAAAGGAAAGCCGCTACTAGCTCCGCCGCTTAA
- a CDS encoding NAD-glutamate dehydrogenase: protein MALKDANSSVLLENVAAMIKDKVSDAQAALVTSFTQVLYRDISESDISGRSDSDLYGAALSLWGALNERKPYEQVVKVFNPVLSQHGWQPTRTIIEIVHEDMPFLVDSINMALNRLGISSHLTLHHPMSVSRNTDGNVTAISRLTNETADTENVTIFLLEVDRLEDQTALDNVKEKLESVLNEVSLSVHDWAPMRKKLKQIITELPNKPFPGNEQELEETTNFLNWIAEGNFTLLGYRSYALNAIEGDIELVPEGDTSLGMMAKDHLHKTRRLSEFSDGARRQALSPRLMLLTKSNHVSLVHRPTKTDYIGIKRFDKAGRVIGEDRFIGLYSSTIYNNSVFQIPYLGDKLRRIIASSDYMAGSHDHKALQNVLETYPRDELIQSSEKQLLETSIGVLNIQDRDSVKLFTREDDFGRYCSCIVYVSKDRYNTRLRQKSQEVLAKHFGSTEEVQFTTYFSESNLARTHYIVMLNEQQRTEIDVKAIENDLIEAARSWDDKLDNALIAHHGEAKAKSLSNKYNAAFSNSYKSDVLPGLAVVDIAKLESLSDDNKLGMIFYRAQEEAIGSKKVKLKLFSLDEPLYLSDVLPMLENFGLRIVGERPYELTFANGHTAWVLDFQMLHTGSNEFEINEIQQTFQDAFANVWFKKLEDDGFNRLLLASGLSGRQITILRMYAKYMRQIGSTFNQSYVEETMSRYPEIANLLVELFVRKFNPATKFNQKKLDGVEKNIIERLDLVANLDDDRIIRRYLDLILATIRTNFYQTDDKGASKEYVSFKVRPELIPEMPLPLPKFEIFVYSPRVEGVHLRGGKVARGGLRWSDRREDFRTEVLGLVKAQQVKNTVIVPVGAKGGFVCKQLPTTGGRDAFFSEGQECYKTFIRGLLDITDNIVEGDLVPPVNVVRHDEDDPYLVVAADKGTATFSDIANGISDEYNFWMGDAFASGGSVGYDHKKMGITARGGWEAVKRHFREMGVDCQTTDFTCIAVGDMAGDVFGNGMLLSKHTCLQVAFNHMHIFIDPTPDSAATWPERKRLFDLPRSSWDDYNTDLISAGGGIFSRSAKSIALSPEIKKMLGTKKSSMTPNDLIKAILIMKVDLFWNGGIGTYIKSAQETHAEVGDRANDSLRINGSQLQAKVVGEGGNLGCTQLGRIEYCTNGGRINTDFIDNVGGVDCSDNEVNIKILLNSLVASGDMTVKQRNELLYSMTDEVGTIVIDNHNRQTQSLSISRFGGGSMLKEQIRFMHGLEKAGSLDRALEFLPTEEDLAERQANGNGFTRPELAVLLAYGKMVLKEQLCIPEITSNPYHSQLLQSAFPKVLQERYAAEMENHPLRSEIIATQLANRLVDDMGLNFVHRMIDETGSTVDEIAHCYAIASKIFDLEAIFVEIDSLNNVMSADLQIKMLYQTRRTVRRATRWFLRNRDSSMGIAQTIEFYKPKFERLDSALFDLMVKEDVTSVKASITALTEQGVPASIAQFVGKASSMFSLMDIAQVAHSSDKDLCLVAQVYFQLGAEVELHWFLDQISAQPVANHWQALARASFREELDWQQRVLTECVLKGCDDTCESDAIVAKWLESNAKLLQRWESMLADFKATKTHEFAKFSVALRELNLLSHHASIVA, encoded by the coding sequence ATGGCATTAAAAGATGCAAACTCCTCTGTACTTCTAGAAAACGTGGCTGCGATGATTAAAGACAAAGTTAGTGATGCACAAGCTGCATTAGTAACCTCTTTTACCCAAGTATTATACCGCGATATTTCAGAGTCAGACATTTCGGGCCGAAGTGATAGTGACCTTTATGGTGCTGCACTGAGTTTATGGGGCGCGTTAAATGAACGTAAGCCTTATGAGCAAGTAGTCAAAGTGTTTAACCCGGTATTATCCCAACATGGTTGGCAACCAACGCGCACTATTATTGAAATTGTGCACGAAGACATGCCATTTTTGGTTGACTCGATCAACATGGCGCTTAACCGTTTAGGCATAAGTTCACATTTAACCTTGCATCACCCTATGAGTGTGAGCCGTAACACTGATGGCAATGTTACGGCCATTTCACGCCTGACTAATGAGACTGCTGACACTGAAAATGTGACTATATTTTTATTAGAGGTTGACCGCTTAGAAGATCAAACGGCCTTAGACAACGTCAAAGAAAAATTAGAAAGTGTTTTAAATGAAGTAAGCCTGTCAGTGCATGACTGGGCGCCGATGCGTAAAAAACTTAAGCAAATTATTACTGAGTTACCGAATAAGCCATTTCCAGGTAATGAACAAGAGCTAGAAGAAACAACCAATTTTCTTAATTGGATCGCTGAAGGTAACTTCACCTTACTAGGTTATCGTTCATATGCGTTAAATGCGATTGAAGGCGATATTGAACTTGTGCCAGAGGGCGATACTAGCCTTGGTATGATGGCCAAAGACCATTTACATAAAACCCGCCGTTTATCTGAGTTTTCAGATGGTGCACGTCGTCAAGCCTTATCACCTCGTTTGATGCTGCTAACGAAAAGCAATCACGTTAGTTTGGTCCATCGTCCGACCAAAACCGATTATATTGGGATCAAGCGTTTTGATAAAGCGGGCCGAGTGATTGGTGAAGACCGTTTCATTGGTTTATACAGTTCAACTATTTATAATAATAGTGTGTTCCAAATTCCATACCTAGGTGACAAGTTACGCCGGATCATTGCTTCTTCAGATTACATGGCGGGCAGTCACGACCATAAAGCGCTACAAAATGTGCTTGAAACCTATCCACGTGATGAGCTGATTCAATCAAGTGAAAAACAGTTATTAGAAACCTCGATTGGGGTGCTTAATATTCAAGATCGCGACAGCGTAAAATTGTTTACCCGCGAAGATGACTTTGGTCGTTACTGTTCTTGTATTGTGTATGTTTCTAAAGACAGATATAACACGCGTTTGCGTCAAAAGTCGCAAGAAGTGTTAGCAAAACATTTCGGCAGCACTGAAGAAGTACAGTTTACGACTTACTTCTCTGAGTCTAATCTTGCTCGTACCCACTATATTGTCATGTTGAACGAGCAACAGAGAACGGAAATTGACGTGAAAGCTATTGAAAACGATCTTATTGAAGCAGCACGCTCATGGGATGATAAATTAGACAATGCCTTAATTGCTCATCATGGTGAAGCAAAGGCCAAATCGCTTAGCAACAAATATAATGCTGCATTCTCTAATAGCTATAAATCTGATGTGTTACCAGGTCTTGCTGTTGTCGATATTGCGAAACTTGAGTCACTAAGCGACGACAATAAACTGGGCATGATTTTCTATCGGGCGCAAGAAGAAGCGATTGGCAGCAAAAAAGTTAAACTAAAACTATTTAGTCTTGACGAGCCATTGTACTTGTCAGATGTATTACCAATGCTTGAAAACTTTGGTTTGCGCATTGTTGGTGAACGACCATACGAATTAACCTTCGCTAACGGTCACACTGCTTGGGTACTTGATTTCCAAATGCTGCACACGGGTAGCAATGAATTTGAGATCAATGAAATTCAGCAGACCTTCCAAGATGCCTTTGCCAATGTTTGGTTTAAGAAATTAGAAGATGATGGCTTTAACCGTCTGTTGTTGGCTTCTGGTCTTAGTGGTCGTCAAATTACTATTTTACGGATGTACGCGAAGTATATGCGTCAAATCGGCAGCACCTTCAACCAGTCTTACGTTGAAGAAACGATGTCACGCTATCCTGAAATTGCTAACTTATTGGTTGAACTATTTGTTCGTAAGTTCAACCCAGCAACTAAGTTTAACCAGAAGAAATTAGATGGTGTCGAGAAAAACATTATTGAACGTCTTGATCTGGTAGCAAATTTAGATGATGACCGAATTATTCGTCGTTACTTAGATTTAATCTTGGCCACGATCCGTACTAACTTCTATCAAACAGACGATAAGGGTGCGAGCAAAGAATACGTTTCATTTAAGGTTCGCCCAGAACTTATTCCTGAAATGCCACTGCCGTTACCTAAATTCGAAATTTTCGTTTATTCTCCACGTGTTGAAGGCGTGCACTTACGAGGCGGTAAAGTAGCCCGTGGTGGTTTACGTTGGTCTGATCGTCGTGAAGACTTTAGAACCGAAGTACTAGGTTTAGTGAAAGCACAGCAAGTTAAGAACACCGTTATCGTGCCTGTTGGCGCTAAAGGTGGCTTCGTTTGTAAGCAACTGCCGACTACTGGTGGCCGCGATGCATTCTTTAGCGAAGGCCAAGAATGTTACAAAACCTTCATTCGTGGTTTACTTGATATTACCGATAACATTGTTGAAGGCGACCTAGTGCCACCTGTTAACGTGGTACGTCATGATGAAGACGATCCGTATTTAGTTGTAGCTGCAGATAAAGGTACTGCAACCTTCTCTGATATCGCTAATGGCATTTCAGATGAATACAATTTCTGGATGGGTGACGCTTTTGCTTCTGGTGGCAGTGTTGGTTACGATCACAAGAAAATGGGCATCACTGCTCGTGGTGGCTGGGAGGCGGTTAAACGTCATTTCCGCGAAATGGGCGTTGACTGTCAAACCACTGATTTTACCTGTATAGCCGTTGGCGATATGGCGGGTGATGTATTTGGTAACGGCATGTTGCTGTCAAAGCACACGTGTTTACAAGTCGCTTTTAACCACATGCATATCTTTATTGACCCAACGCCAGACTCAGCAGCCACTTGGCCTGAACGTAAGCGTTTGTTTGATCTTCCACGTTCATCGTGGGACGACTACAATACTGATCTTATTTCTGCTGGTGGTGGTATTTTCTCTCGCAGTGCTAAGTCGATTGCATTGTCGCCAGAAATTAAAAAAATGTTAGGCACTAAAAAATCTAGCATGACCCCAAATGATTTAATTAAAGCCATTTTAATCATGAAAGTTGATTTGTTCTGGAACGGCGGCATCGGTACTTACATTAAATCAGCGCAAGAAACTCACGCTGAAGTTGGCGATCGTGCCAATGACAGTTTACGAATTAACGGCAGCCAATTACAGGCTAAAGTTGTTGGTGAGGGCGGTAACCTAGGTTGTACTCAGTTAGGTCGTATTGAGTATTGTACTAATGGCGGTCGTATTAATACTGACTTTATTGATAATGTTGGTGGTGTTGATTGTTCAGATAACGAAGTTAACATTAAAATCTTGCTTAATAGCTTAGTTGCTTCGGGTGATATGACGGTTAAACAGCGTAATGAACTGCTGTATTCAATGACCGATGAAGTTGGAACAATTGTAATTGATAACCATAATCGTCAGACACAATCTCTGTCTATTAGCCGCTTTGGCGGTGGTTCAATGCTTAAAGAGCAAATTCGCTTTATGCACGGCCTCGAAAAAGCGGGCAGCTTAGACCGCGCGTTAGAATTTTTACCGACCGAAGAAGACCTAGCCGAGCGTCAAGCTAATGGTAATGGCTTTACTCGTCCAGAATTAGCGGTATTACTTGCCTACGGTAAAATGGTGCTTAAAGAGCAGCTGTGTATTCCTGAAATTACCAGCAATCCTTACCACAGCCAACTGCTACAATCGGCGTTTCCTAAAGTGTTGCAAGAACGTTATGCAGCAGAAATGGAAAATCACCCATTACGTAGCGAAATTATCGCAACGCAACTGGCTAACCGTTTAGTTGATGATATGGGGCTTAACTTTGTGCACCGTATGATCGATGAAACAGGTTCAACGGTTGATGAAATTGCGCATTGTTACGCTATTGCTAGCAAAATATTTGATCTTGAAGCTATCTTCGTTGAAATTGATAGCTTAAATAACGTGATGTCTGCTGATTTGCAGATTAAAATGTTGTATCAAACACGTCGCACAGTACGCCGTGCCACACGTTGGTTCTTACGTAACCGCGATAGCTCAATGGGCATTGCTCAGACCATCGAATTTTATAAGCCAAAATTTGAACGTCTTGACTCTGCGTTGTTTGATCTAATGGTTAAAGAAGATGTTACTAGCGTTAAGGCTAGTATTACCGCCTTAACAGAGCAAGGCGTTCCTGCCTCTATCGCTCAATTCGTTGGTAAAGCTTCATCGATGTTCTCGTTAATGGATATCGCTCAGGTTGCTCACTCATCGGACAAGGATTTGTGTTTAGTTGCGCAAGTTTACTTCCAACTGGGCGCAGAAGTAGAATTACATTGGTTCTTAGATCAGATTTCTGCTCAACCAGTAGCTAACCATTGGCAAGCACTTGCTCGTGCTTCATTTAGAGAAGAACTCGATTGGCAACAACGTGTTTTAACTGAATGTGTACTTAAAGGCTGTGACGATACTTGTGAATCAGATGCAATTGTTGCCAAATGGCTTGAAAGTAATGCTAAGTTATTACAGCGTTGGGAAAGTATGCTAGCGGACTTTAAAGCGACAAAAACCCATGAGTTTGCTAAATTCTCGGTTGCATTACGAGAATTAAACCTCTTAAGTCATCATGCTTCCATAGTTGCTTAA